One window of Sinorhizobium fredii NGR234 genomic DNA carries:
- a CDS encoding glucose/quinate/shikimate family membrane-bound PQQ-dependent dehydrogenase, translating to MPIVLTALFFALIGLALGAGGARLLLLGGSPYYLITGLAFLLAAWLLFRKNAAAIWVYTLIILGSLAWAIWEVGFDWWQLGPRGGVIILLGFWLLTPWIRRPLGFVSPSGERYGAVAWPLALAGLIAIGVAAYAMTQDVHDIRGDLPADVVAADPDLGGNVPAGEWHHYGRTLFGQRYSPLAQIHRENVATLEVAWQYRTGDVKLPEDIGETTYQVTPLKVKDTLFLCTPHNWAIALDAATGREKWKYDSNSGLNPDRQHQTCRGVTYWADPAAATGSACAERIYLPTSDARLIALDAANGTVCTGFADQGVLHLERGMRYNPAGYYYSTSPPVAVAGKIIVGGAVNDNYSTQEQSGVIRAFDIKTGALIWNWDSGNPEQTAPLPAGQFYTTNSPNSWSVSSVDEALGLIYVPLGNQVPDQLGMGRSAHVEKYSSSIVALDINTGAVRWVRQTVHHDLWDMDVPAQPVLLDITKEDGSVVPALVGPTKQGDLYVLDRRSGEPIIPVEEVPAPGGAIAEDFTAPTQPVSGLTFMPPPLRERDMWGITMFDQLACRIEFLSLKYEGRYTPPSLEGTLVYPGNFGVFNWGSVAVDPERQVVFGMPTYLAFTSRLVPREEIPPKGEGEKGSEQGLNRNEGAPFGVYMGPFLGPLQIPCQAPPWGYVAGADLRTGKIAYKHKNGTVYDMTPLPLPFRLGVPGIGGPIVTKGGVAFLGAAVDNFLRAYDVTTGVQLWEARLPAGGQATPMTYMVGDKQYLLMVAGGHGSVGTKPGDYVIAYTLP from the coding sequence ATGCCCATTGTCCTGACCGCCCTTTTCTTCGCGCTGATCGGCCTGGCGCTCGGCGCGGGAGGGGCGAGGCTCCTCCTCCTTGGCGGCAGTCCATATTATCTCATCACCGGCCTGGCCTTCCTGCTCGCGGCATGGCTGCTCTTCCGCAAGAATGCGGCGGCGATCTGGGTCTATACGCTGATCATTCTCGGCTCGCTCGCCTGGGCCATCTGGGAGGTAGGGTTCGACTGGTGGCAACTCGGCCCGCGCGGCGGCGTCATCATCCTCTTGGGTTTCTGGCTGCTCACCCCGTGGATCCGCCGGCCGCTCGGCTTCGTCAGTCCATCCGGCGAACGCTACGGCGCCGTTGCCTGGCCGCTTGCGCTCGCCGGTCTCATCGCGATCGGCGTCGCGGCCTATGCGATGACGCAGGATGTTCATGACATTCGCGGTGACCTGCCAGCCGATGTCGTAGCGGCCGACCCTGATCTCGGCGGCAATGTGCCCGCCGGCGAGTGGCATCACTACGGCCGAACGCTGTTCGGCCAGCGCTATTCGCCGCTCGCCCAGATCCATCGGGAAAACGTCGCGACGCTCGAGGTGGCGTGGCAGTACCGGACGGGGGACGTCAAACTGCCGGAAGATATCGGCGAGACCACCTATCAGGTGACGCCCCTGAAGGTGAAGGACACGCTTTTTCTCTGCACGCCGCACAACTGGGCAATCGCGCTCGATGCCGCCACCGGCAGGGAGAAATGGAAATATGATTCGAACTCCGGGCTGAACCCCGACCGCCAGCACCAGACCTGCCGCGGCGTCACCTATTGGGCCGATCCCGCGGCGGCCACCGGCAGCGCCTGTGCCGAGCGCATCTACCTGCCGACCTCGGACGCCAGGCTGATCGCGCTCGATGCCGCCAACGGTACCGTCTGCACCGGTTTTGCCGACCAGGGCGTCCTGCACCTCGAACGGGGCATGCGGTACAACCCCGCCGGTTACTACTATTCGACGTCGCCCCCGGTCGCCGTCGCCGGCAAGATCATCGTCGGCGGCGCAGTCAACGACAATTATTCGACGCAGGAACAGTCCGGCGTCATTCGCGCCTTCGATATCAAGACGGGCGCGCTCATCTGGAACTGGGACAGCGGCAATCCCGAGCAGACTGCGCCGCTGCCGGCCGGCCAGTTCTACACGACGAACTCGCCCAACAGCTGGTCGGTTTCCTCGGTCGACGAGGCCCTTGGGCTCATCTATGTCCCGCTCGGCAACCAGGTGCCCGACCAGCTCGGCATGGGGCGCAGCGCGCATGTCGAGAAGTATTCATCATCGATCGTCGCGCTCGACATCAATACGGGCGCGGTGCGTTGGGTCCGCCAGACCGTGCACCACGATCTCTGGGACATGGATGTGCCGGCGCAGCCGGTGCTGCTCGACATCACAAAGGAAGACGGAAGCGTCGTGCCGGCGCTCGTCGGCCCGACCAAGCAGGGCGATCTCTATGTGCTCGACCGCCGCAGCGGGGAACCGATCATTCCGGTCGAGGAAGTTCCCGCCCCGGGCGGCGCGATCGCCGAGGATTTCACCGCTCCGACCCAGCCGGTCTCCGGCCTCACCTTCATGCCGCCGCCGCTTAGGGAACGCGACATGTGGGGGATCACCATGTTCGACCAGCTCGCCTGCCGGATCGAGTTCCTCTCGTTGAAGTATGAAGGCCGCTACACGCCTCCGTCGCTCGAAGGAACGCTCGTCTATCCCGGCAATTTCGGCGTCTTCAACTGGGGCTCGGTCGCCGTCGATCCGGAGCGGCAGGTGGTGTTCGGAATGCCCACCTATCTCGCCTTTACCTCCCGGCTCGTTCCGCGCGAGGAGATTCCGCCGAAGGGCGAAGGCGAGAAGGGCAGCGAGCAAGGGCTCAATCGCAATGAGGGCGCTCCCTTCGGCGTCTATATGGGTCCCTTCCTCGGTCCCCTGCAGATTCCCTGTCAGGCGCCGCCCTGGGGCTATGTCGCAGGCGCCGATCTCAGGACGGGCAAGATCGCCTACAAGCACAAGAACGGCACGGTCTACGACATGACGCCGCTGCCGCTCCCCTTCAGGCTCGGCGTGCCGGGTATCGGCGGACCGATCGTCACCAAGGGCGGCGTCGCCTTCCTTGGTGCAGCGGTCGACAATTTCCTGAGGGCCTATGACGTCACGACCGGCGTCCAGCTCTGGGAGGCGCGGCTACCGGCCGGCGGCCAGGCGACGCCGATGACCTACATGGTCGGCGACAAACAGTATCTGCTGATGGTCGCCGGCGGGCACGGCTCGGTGGGCACCAAGCCGGGCGACTACGTGATCGCCTATACGCTGCCCTGA
- a CDS encoding protein adenylyltransferase SelO has product MNSIPPQSGSATAPFPFDNSYARLPANFYARVEPTPVAEPWLIKLNRPLGEELRLDVAAIERDGAAIFSGNTVPSGADPLAMAYAGHQFGTFVPQLGDGRAILLGEVIDRNGKRRDIQLKGSGQTPYSRRGDGRAALGPVLREYIISEAMHALGVPTTRALAATVTGQPVYREQILPGAVFTRVAASHIRVGTFQFFAARGDMDSVKALADYVIDRHYPELKADENPYLGLLKAVSARQAALIARWLDVGFIHGVMNTDNMTISGETIDFGPCAFMDAYDPKKVFSSIDQFGRYAYANQPAIGQWNLARLAETLVTLFDPTADVAVNLANDVLGEYGTIFQNHWLDGMRRKIGLTTAEDGDLELVQALLALMHRGGADFTLTFRRLASSAEDAGADVELAKLFQAPEALAPWLADWRRRLERESRQPAERAATMRGVNPAFIPRNHRVEQAIEAAIEEADFSLFEALVDVTSKPYEDQPGHAAYAEPPQPDEEVLQTFCGT; this is encoded by the coding sequence ATGAATTCCATACCGCCGCAATCGGGCTCGGCGACGGCCCCGTTTCCCTTCGACAACAGCTATGCGCGATTGCCGGCGAATTTCTACGCCCGGGTCGAGCCGACGCCCGTGGCCGAGCCCTGGCTGATCAAGCTCAACCGGCCGCTCGGCGAAGAGCTGCGCCTCGATGTTGCGGCGATTGAGCGCGACGGCGCGGCGATCTTCTCGGGCAACACGGTACCGTCGGGCGCGGATCCGCTCGCCATGGCCTATGCCGGGCACCAGTTCGGCACTTTCGTCCCGCAGCTCGGCGACGGCCGCGCCATCCTGCTTGGAGAAGTCATCGACCGCAACGGGAAGCGCCGCGACATCCAGCTCAAGGGTTCCGGGCAGACGCCCTATTCGCGCCGCGGCGATGGGCGGGCAGCGCTGGGCCCCGTACTGCGCGAATATATCATCAGCGAGGCGATGCATGCGCTTGGGGTGCCGACCACCCGGGCGCTCGCCGCCACGGTCACCGGCCAACCCGTCTATCGCGAGCAGATCCTCCCCGGCGCGGTCTTCACTCGCGTCGCGGCCAGCCACATTCGCGTCGGAACATTCCAGTTCTTCGCGGCGCGCGGCGACATGGACTCGGTCAAGGCACTGGCGGACTACGTGATCGACCGCCACTACCCGGAATTGAAGGCCGACGAAAACCCCTATCTGGGTCTCCTCAAGGCGGTGTCGGCCCGCCAGGCGGCGTTGATCGCGCGCTGGCTGGACGTCGGCTTCATTCACGGCGTGATGAACACCGACAACATGACGATTTCGGGCGAGACGATCGACTTCGGTCCCTGTGCCTTCATGGATGCCTACGATCCGAAGAAGGTCTTCAGCTCGATCGACCAGTTCGGCCGCTACGCCTATGCCAACCAACCGGCCATCGGACAGTGGAACCTCGCCCGGCTTGCCGAAACGCTGGTGACGCTCTTCGACCCCACCGCCGACGTGGCGGTGAACCTCGCCAATGATGTGCTCGGCGAGTACGGGACGATCTTCCAGAACCACTGGCTCGACGGCATGCGCCGCAAGATCGGGCTTACGACGGCGGAAGACGGCGACCTGGAGCTGGTGCAGGCGTTGTTGGCGCTGATGCACAGGGGCGGCGCGGATTTCACCCTTACCTTCCGAAGGCTTGCTTCCTCGGCGGAGGACGCAGGCGCCGATGTCGAGCTTGCCAAGCTCTTCCAGGCACCCGAGGCGCTGGCGCCCTGGCTTGCGGACTGGCGTCGCCGGCTCGAGCGCGAAAGCCGCCAGCCGGCCGAACGGGCGGCCACCATGCGCGGCGTCAATCCGGCCTTCATCCCGCGCAATCATCGAGTCGAGCAGGCGATCGAAGCGGCGATCGAAGAAGCGGATTTCTCGCTGTTCGAGGCGCTTGTCGACGTCACCTCGAAGCCCTACGAGGACCAGCCGGGACATGCGGCCTATGCCGAGCCGCCGCAACCGGACGAAGAAGTGCTGCAGACCTTCTGCGGCACCTGA
- a CDS encoding homocysteine S-methyltransferase family protein, producing the protein MQHEFAKYRHDLPLLQGGTFLSDGGMETALIFQEGVELPHFASFVLLSSMEGRRQLLHYYTSYLEIARCRDTGFVLDTATWRANADWGEKLGYDAEDLDQVNRDAVYLLTELRAQYERPQVPIVFNGVIGPRGDGYKAGMMNAAEAEDYHAAQVAAFADSEADMVSAVTMTNVDEAIGVARAARTHGMPCAISFTVETDGRLVTGRSLQEAVETVDAETEAYPHYYMVNCAHPSHFESSLDQDQAWVRRIGGIRANASTKSHAELDESETLDIGDINDLARRYRSLTGRLPHLRVLGGCCGTDHRHIAAICEACLPPVALSA; encoded by the coding sequence ATGCAACACGAATTCGCCAAATACCGACACGACCTGCCGCTTCTACAGGGAGGCACATTCCTCAGCGATGGCGGCATGGAGACGGCGCTGATCTTTCAGGAAGGGGTCGAGCTGCCGCATTTCGCATCCTTCGTCCTCCTGTCCTCGATGGAGGGCCGCAGACAGCTCCTGCACTATTATACGAGCTATCTGGAAATCGCCCGATGCCGAGATACCGGTTTCGTTCTCGACACAGCCACATGGCGCGCCAATGCCGATTGGGGCGAAAAACTCGGTTACGACGCTGAAGACCTGGACCAGGTCAACCGCGATGCGGTCTATCTGCTGACAGAACTGCGCGCGCAGTACGAGCGGCCTCAGGTGCCGATCGTCTTCAACGGCGTCATCGGCCCGCGCGGCGACGGCTACAAGGCCGGCATGATGAACGCGGCAGAAGCGGAGGACTACCACGCCGCCCAGGTTGCCGCCTTTGCCGACAGCGAAGCGGACATGGTCTCCGCAGTCACCATGACGAATGTCGACGAGGCGATCGGCGTGGCACGAGCCGCGAGGACGCACGGCATGCCCTGCGCCATCTCGTTCACCGTCGAGACCGACGGACGGCTGGTGACGGGCCGTTCCCTCCAGGAAGCCGTGGAAACGGTGGACGCGGAGACCGAAGCCTATCCGCATTACTACATGGTCAATTGCGCCCATCCGAGCCATTTCGAGAGCAGCCTCGATCAGGACCAGGCCTGGGTGCGGCGGATCGGCGGCATCCGCGCCAACGCATCGACGAAAAGCCATGCCGAACTCGACGAAAGCGAGACGCTGGACATTGGCGACATAAACGATCTCGCGCGGCGCTATCGCTCGCTCACCGGCCGCTTGCCGCATCTGCGCGTCCTTGGCGGCTGCTGCGGCACCGACCACCGCCATATCGCGGCGATCTGCGAGGCCTGCCTGCCGCCGGTTGCGCTGAGCGCCTGA
- a CDS encoding DUF1697 domain-containing protein encodes MPVYVALLRAVNVGGTGMLPMAELRTICEDLGFAGVKTYIQSGNVLFYSDLAEPEVKRKLEKALAERMGKAPGVLLRSRRDLEAVAAKAPFAGAKPNFLLVTFLPEPPAADALDELVAPDGEEVKIDGREIYIYYPNGSGRSKLKVPALKRGTARNLNTVRKLAELAAALEDESG; translated from the coding sequence GTGCCGGTCTATGTCGCGCTGCTGAGGGCCGTCAATGTCGGCGGCACCGGTATGCTTCCGATGGCGGAACTTAGGACCATTTGCGAAGACCTCGGCTTTGCCGGCGTGAAGACCTATATCCAGAGCGGCAACGTGCTGTTTTATTCCGACCTTGCCGAGCCTGAGGTTAAGCGCAAACTCGAAAAGGCGCTGGCTGAACGGATGGGCAAGGCGCCAGGTGTGTTGCTGCGCAGCCGCCGTGACCTCGAAGCGGTCGCGGCAAAGGCGCCGTTCGCGGGCGCCAAGCCGAATTTCCTGCTCGTCACCTTCCTGCCGGAGCCCCCTGCTGCGGACGCGCTCGACGAGCTCGTCGCACCGGATGGCGAAGAGGTGAAGATCGACGGGCGGGAGATTTACATCTATTATCCGAATGGATCGGGGCGGTCGAAGCTCAAGGTGCCGGCGCTGAAACGCGGGACGGCACGCAATCTCAACACCGTTCGCAAGCTTGCGGAACTCGCCGCGGCTCTGGAAGATGAAAGCGGCTGA